GCCAATTTCCAGTATTTCAATATTAGGTGTTATCGTTACCCAGACCGTAAGCAAAACTGCCTCTGTATTGACTTTAAATACAGAGGCAGCGTTTTGTTTTATTTGAAATTGCTTGAACTGAAAGATTTCCAATTATAGCGTAGGTATTTTAATTTTCTCCCCTTTCTTCAAGGGCTCGTTTTCTCCTTTATTATTGAGACTTTTAAGAACTTCTACTGGAATATTTAGTTGAATACTTGCTGTAACTAAGGTGTCTCCTGGTTTTGCTTCATAATAAGTATAGTTTTTAAACTTTGGATTAGATTCTACATAAACATAAATTTCTTGATCTACTTTTACATCAGTAGATTTGAGGTTATTCCATTCTTTCAAATCATTAATTGAACAGTTATATAATCTAGTTAATTGCATTAGGGTTTCACCTCTTCTAATTTTGTGAACCAACACATTTTCGGTAACTGCACTGACGGCTTGATCATCGCTTTTTGTTTTTGAATCTAGGGCGAACTGCGGTTTTACGATTGTTTCTGTTTGTTCGACTTTCAATTTTTTCCCTACAAACAGATTTGATTGACTGCTTATATCATTCCATTCTTTTAAATCCATTAAGCTTACACCATATTTATTAGCTATGGCAGTCAAGTTTTCTCCTTTTCTAACCTTATGATAGATTGTTTTTTTCTGTACATCCGTTACTTTTACAATTTTATAGTTTGGAGACGAAGCGGTTGATAGTTTTTTAGGTTCTTCCTCTTCATCATTTGTTTCAGATTCAGTTACAGGATTGCTAGCAAATGCCTTAGGGTCTCTTCTTGACAGAGTCGTCGCGATTTCTGATAACGATAACTTTTTATCGTCAGAAGGTTTATTATAACTAACTATGTTTGCAGCAGTTGCTATTGAGTTAGGTTCTGGTATTGAATTATTCGCCAATAATTCTTCAGAAGTAACAGGAGGAGTGAATGAAGGATTATAAATATATGGATCTAGTGCAAGTAAGTTTCTTTTCTCATTGAATTTTAATGCAAGTTCTTTAGGCATAACCAGACCGTAGCCAACATCAACCTTAGGAATAATTCCTTTTTTCAATGCTGGATTGTACTTGCATAAATGTTCTTCGGTACAGCCGATTAACTCTGAAATGTATTTAAGGGATTGTTTGTCATAAACTTTTTCAATCTTACAAGCTTGGAAATTCAATAAAGGCTTACCCGGACTCAGTTTATATTCTTTGGCATAATGCATAGCATAGGCAATAGCTATAAATGAAGGGACATAGTTTTGAGTTTCTCTAGGTAACCTGTGTTTTATCGACCAGAAATCATAACCACCAGAATTTCGAATTGCTTTATTGACATTGCCAGGACCAGAATTATATGCAGCTAGTGCTAATAGCCAGTCTCCGTATATATTATACAATTTTTTTAAGTAAATGGCAGCATGTTCTGTTGATTTATAAATATCACTTCTTTCGTCCACTAAGGAATTGATTTCCATACCTTCATGCTTAGCCGTACCATGCATAAACTGCCATAAACCTGTAGCACCTACTCTCGAACGAGCTTGTGGATTCAAGGCACTTTCTACAATGGCCAAATATTTTAACTCTATTGGTAGATTGTGTTGATCTAAAACCTCTTCAAATATTGGGAAATATGTTTTAGAAGCTGTCAACATCCTAGTCATGTAATCACGCTTTTCGTATAGGAAATATCGTATGATTCTACCTACTTCTGGGTGAAATTTCATAGGTATCGTAGCAGGGATTGCCAAAATTTTCTTATGCATCTCTTCGTCTGTATAATAAGGCAATTGACCTTTATCAATAAATATTTGCTGTCTTAGGGCTTCTTCATCTACCACAGACTTATCTTTTAAAAGAAACTTGGTCGTTAATTCTTCTAATTGTTCATAATTAATATAGTTTTTCGTGTTTTCATCATAGGTGAAATTTCTGCTATCATATTGAGAATTAGCTTGTAGAGCATACAATATGCTTGAAAATAGGACTATGACTTTTAGATTCATTATGGGTTGATTTTAAAATTACTTTAAATTCTTGACCTACAAACTTAGTGTAAGAAGTCTTTATATTTCCTTTTTACTTAATTGTTAATTAACAAATATATACATTACTAGACAGTTTGCAATAAAAAAATCAAAATTATCTTCTGAATTTCAAGTATTCATAAAATCTGGATTAGATTTGGCGCCTATTTTATGCATCTAATTATGCAATTACGGTTTTATAAATATCAGGGATGTGGCAATGATTTTGTGCTCATAGATCAGCGTAAAGCCATAGCGCTACTGACCATAGATAAAATAAAGTACTTGTGCGATAGACGATTCGGTATCGGAGGCGATGGCCTCATGGAACTTATAGAAAGCGACCGAGGAGATTTTGAAATGCGGTATTATAATAGTAACGGTAAAGAAAGTAGTTTTTGTGGGAATGGAGGACGATGTATCGCTCAGTTTGCAAGGGATTTGGGAATCATTCAGAAAAATAGTACAAAGTTTATCTTTAAAGAGAAAGTCTATACAGCAGATTATTTAGAGAACGGTTTGATTTCTTTAAAGATGCAGGACGTAAAGGGCATTGCCGAAATGGGTGAAGACCTTTATTTTTGCACGGGGAGTCCTCATTATGTACATTTCTCGCAAGATGTAGAGACAATTGATTTAATACCATATGCCAGAAAAATTCGGTATTCAGAAAAATTTCCCAACGGTATCAATGTCAATATTGTAGAAAAAATAAATGATACGACTATCAAGATGAGAACCTACGAACGGGGAGTAGAGGATGAAACCTATAGCTGTGGTACAGGAGTCACGGCAGCTGCTATTGCCCTTCATTTTAAAAAACTATGCTCAGCCAATATAATATCTGTTCTCACCAAAGGGGGCAGTTTTAGTGTCGAATTCGTAGAACAAAATGGTCTTTATACCAATATTCATCTTATTGGCCCAGCAATGAAGGTTTTTGAAGGTAGCATAGAAGTATAAAATAGAATGCTTCAAACAACCTTTTATCCATTTTCCTATTCATTATTATTGTTTTTAATATACTTTTGCTTATCCAAATTTTTCACACAGTAAATGGTCTCAGACAGTGATTACGATATATCAAACCATAGACAACAAGCTCACCGAGGTAGAGGAGATGAGCAGTGGATGCTGGGTAAATATTTATCCACCATTTGACTACACAGCTATCAATGAGATATCTGAAAAGTTAGGAGTTTATATCGAATATTTTACGGACGCCTTAGATATCGATGAGCAGTCGAGATATGAAGAGGATGATGATACTAAATTTATATTGCTGAACATTCCTGTCAGAAATGAACAACTTGTTAGGGATAAGCGAGCCAGTTTTATCACGATTCCGATTTCAATAGTGATAAAAGATAATATAGTTATCACAACATCGCTACATAAAAATCCCATCATTGATAGTATTATTACGAAGTCGATACGTAAAAATTTATTTCATGATATTCCCGATTTAGTTTTAAATATCTTCGATAGAAATACCGACTTCTTTCACTATTATCTAAAGCAGATCAATATTCGCTTCAATGATATTGAGAAAATTTTAGATACACAAGCTACCAATAAGGATTTCGTATCCATTTTGCAATTACAGAAATCGCTCATTTATTTTGAGACCAATCTCCGCTCGAATAACTTGATGATGGTCAAAATGAAGCGCACGAATTTTCTAGAAACCAGAGACCATGAAGAATATGATGATTTT
The DNA window shown above is from Chitinophagales bacterium and carries:
- a CDS encoding transglycosylase SLT domain-containing protein; this encodes MNLKVIVLFSSILYALQANSQYDSRNFTYDENTKNYINYEQLEELTTKFLLKDKSVVDEEALRQQIFIDKGQLPYYTDEEMHKKILAIPATIPMKFHPEVGRIIRYFLYEKRDYMTRMLTASKTYFPIFEEVLDQHNLPIELKYLAIVESALNPQARSRVGATGLWQFMHGTAKHEGMEINSLVDERSDIYKSTEHAAIYLKKLYNIYGDWLLALAAYNSGPGNVNKAIRNSGGYDFWSIKHRLPRETQNYVPSFIAIAYAMHYAKEYKLSPGKPLLNFQACKIEKVYDKQSLKYISELIGCTEEHLCKYNPALKKGIIPKVDVGYGLVMPKELALKFNEKRNLLALDPYIYNPSFTPPVTSEELLANNSIPEPNSIATAANIVSYNKPSDDKKLSLSEIATTLSRRDPKAFASNPVTESETNDEEEEPKKLSTASSPNYKIVKVTDVQKKTIYHKVRKGENLTAIANKYGVSLMDLKEWNDISSQSNLFVGKKLKVEQTETIVKPQFALDSKTKSDDQAVSAVTENVLVHKIRRGETLMQLTRLYNCSINDLKEWNNLKSTDVKVDQEIYVYVESNPKFKNYTYYEAKPGDTLVTASIQLNIPVEVLKSLNNKGENEPLKKGEKIKIPTL
- a CDS encoding diaminopimelate epimerase, with translation MQLRFYKYQGCGNDFVLIDQRKAIALLTIDKIKYLCDRRFGIGGDGLMELIESDRGDFEMRYYNSNGKESSFCGNGGRCIAQFARDLGIIQKNSTKFIFKEKVYTADYLENGLISLKMQDVKGIAEMGEDLYFCTGSPHYVHFSQDVETIDLIPYARKIRYSEKFPNGINVNIVEKINDTTIKMRTYERGVEDETYSCGTGVTAAAIALHFKKLCSANIISVLTKGGSFSVEFVEQNGLYTNIHLIGPAMKVFEGSIEV
- a CDS encoding magnesium transporter CorA family protein; translated protein: MITIYQTIDNKLTEVEEMSSGCWVNIYPPFDYTAINEISEKLGVYIEYFTDALDIDEQSRYEEDDDTKFILLNIPVRNEQLVRDKRASFITIPISIVIKDNIVITTSLHKNPIIDSIITKSIRKNLFHDIPDLVLNIFDRNTDFFHYYLKQINIRFNDIEKILDTQATNKDFVSILQLQKSLIYFETNLRSNNLMMVKMKRTNFLETRDHEEYDDFFDEVIIENQQAIEMTEVYSRILDSSMHTISTIISNNVNTIVKRLTGATIILMLPSIISGLWGMNVPVPFGSHPFGFTFITAFTALLIIGTVYLFFKKKWI